A genomic segment from Aegilops tauschii subsp. strangulata cultivar AL8/78 chromosome 1, Aet v6.0, whole genome shotgun sequence encodes:
- the LOC109779325 gene encoding beta-hexosaminidase 3 isoform X1 — translation MAPALMRLVLALAVVSCCAAGQPGGRVDLWPMPASVTRGARTLYVARDLRLSTAGTGYKDGKAILADAFRRMVAVIQLDHAINGSYHGLPVLAGVNVAVRSPDDELKFGVDESYKLTVPATGNPIYARIEAQTVFGALHALETFSQLCYFDFVLGVTGLHWAPWTIVDKPRFPYRGLLIDTARHYLPVPVIISVIDSMVYSKLNVLHWHIVDEQSFPLEIPSYPKLSNGAYSYSEKYTINDAIHIVQYAEKRGVNVLAEIDVPGHAGSWGVGYPSLWPSATCQQPLDVSNDFTFKVIDGILSDFSKVFKFKFVHLGGDEVDTSCWTTTPRIKSWLVQHGMNESDAYRYFVLKAQKIAISHGYEIINWEETFNNFGDKLDRKTVVHNWLGGGVAEKVVSAGLRCIVSNQDKWYLDHLDATWEGFYMNEPLTNIYNPEQQKLILGGEVCMWGEHIDASDIQQTIWPRAAAAAERLWTPVEKLAKDTTAVTARLAHFRCLLNERGVAAAPLAGYGRTAPSEPGSCVRQ, via the exons ATGGCGCCGGCGCTGATGAGGCTGGTGCTGGCGCTGGCGGTGGTGAGCTGCTGCGCCGCCGGGCAGCCCGGCGGCCGCGTCGACCTGTGGCCAATGCCCGCGTCCGTGACCCGCGGCGCCAGGACGCTCTACGTCGCCAGGGACCTCAGGCTGTCCACGGCCGGGACCGGGTACAAGGACGGGAAGGCCATCCTGGCCGACGCCTTCAGGAGGATGGTGGCCGTCATCCAGCTCGACCACGCCATCAACGGCAGCTACCACGGCCTGCCCGTGCTCGCCGGTGTCAATGTGGCCGTCCGTTCCCCGGACGACGAG CTCAAGTTCGGGGTGGACGAATCGTACAAGCTGACCGTGCCTGCAACCGGGAATCCGATATATGCCCGAATTGAG GCCCAAACAGTTTTCGGAGCGCTTCATGCTTTAGAG ACATTCAGTCAATTGTGTTACTTCGATTTTGTTTTGGGTGTAACTGGACTACATTGGGCTCCTTGGACTATCGTGGATAAGCCCAGATTTCCTTATCGAGGGCTTCTTATTG ATACCGCAAGGCATTATCTTCCAGTCCCGGTAATCATAAGTGTAATCGATTCAATGGTGTACAGTAAGTTG AATGTTCTTCATTGGCACATTGTGGATGAGCAGTCATTTCCTCTTGAAATACCTTCATACCCAAAATTATCGAATGGTGCATACTCTTATTCAGAAAAATATACAATCAATGATGCGATCCACATTGTGCA ATATGCTGAAAAAAGAGGTGTGAATGTCTTGGCTGAGATTGATGTCCCTGGCCATGCTGGTTCATG GGGTGTTGGATATCCGTCGTTGTGGCCATCAGCTACCTGTCAACAACCACTTGATGTCAGCAACGACTTTACATTTAAAGTGATCGACGGAATTCTTTCAG ATTTTAGCAAGGTTTTTAAGTTCAAGTTTGTCCATTTGGGAGGTGATGAAGTCGATACAA GTTGCTGGACTACCACACCACGCATTAAATCATG GTTGGTTCAACATGGTATGAATGAGTCTGATGCCTACAGATATTTTGTCCTAAAGGCTCAAAAGATTGCAATTTCACATGGCTACGAGATAATAAACTG GGAAGAAACATTTAACAACTTTGGAGACAAGTTGGACCGCAAAACTGTGGTGCATAACTG GCTTGGAGGTGGAGTTGCAGAGAAAGTGGTTTCTGCTGGTCTGAGATGCATTGTGAGCAACCAGGATAAGTGGTACCTAGATCACCTGGATGCTACATGGGAAGGATTCTATATGAATGAGCCATTGACAAATATCTACAACCCAGAACAACAGAAGTTGATTCTTGGCGGAGAAGTATGCATGTGGGGCGAACACATAGATGCATCCGACATTCAACAAACCATTTGGCCTCGTGCTGCAGCAGCTGCAG AGCGGCTGTGGACTCCGGTTGAGAAGCTCGCGAAGGACACAACGGCGGTCACTGCAAGATTGGCACACTTCAGGTGCTTGCTGAATGAAAGAGGGGTCGCTGCGGCACCGCTAGCTGGATATGGCCGCACAGCTCCGTCGGAGCCAGGATCCTGTGTAAGGCAGTAG
- the LOC109779325 gene encoding beta-hexosaminidase 3 isoform X2: MPELRCRPPQNTFRHTNCDTQFKSVFYILQAQTVFGALHALETFSQLCYFDFVLGVTGLHWAPWTIVDKPRFPYRGLLIDTARHYLPVPVIISVIDSMVYSKLNVLHWHIVDEQSFPLEIPSYPKLSNGAYSYSEKYTINDAIHIVQYAEKRGVNVLAEIDVPGHAGSWGVGYPSLWPSATCQQPLDVSNDFTFKVIDGILSDFSKVFKFKFVHLGGDEVDTSCWTTTPRIKSWLVQHGMNESDAYRYFVLKAQKIAISHGYEIINWEETFNNFGDKLDRKTVVHNWLGGGVAEKVVSAGLRCIVSNQDKWYLDHLDATWEGFYMNEPLTNIYNPEQQKLILGGEVCMWGEHIDASDIQQTIWPRAAAAAERLWTPVEKLAKDTTAVTARLAHFRCLLNERGVAAAPLAGYGRTAPSEPGSCVRQ; encoded by the exons ATGCCCGAATTGAG GTGCAGGCCACCACAAAACACTTTCCGCCATACAAATTGTGACACGCAGTTCAAATCAGTTTTCTACATTTTGCAGGCCCAAACAGTTTTCGGAGCGCTTCATGCTTTAGAG ACATTCAGTCAATTGTGTTACTTCGATTTTGTTTTGGGTGTAACTGGACTACATTGGGCTCCTTGGACTATCGTGGATAAGCCCAGATTTCCTTATCGAGGGCTTCTTATTG ATACCGCAAGGCATTATCTTCCAGTCCCGGTAATCATAAGTGTAATCGATTCAATGGTGTACAGTAAGTTG AATGTTCTTCATTGGCACATTGTGGATGAGCAGTCATTTCCTCTTGAAATACCTTCATACCCAAAATTATCGAATGGTGCATACTCTTATTCAGAAAAATATACAATCAATGATGCGATCCACATTGTGCA ATATGCTGAAAAAAGAGGTGTGAATGTCTTGGCTGAGATTGATGTCCCTGGCCATGCTGGTTCATG GGGTGTTGGATATCCGTCGTTGTGGCCATCAGCTACCTGTCAACAACCACTTGATGTCAGCAACGACTTTACATTTAAAGTGATCGACGGAATTCTTTCAG ATTTTAGCAAGGTTTTTAAGTTCAAGTTTGTCCATTTGGGAGGTGATGAAGTCGATACAA GTTGCTGGACTACCACACCACGCATTAAATCATG GTTGGTTCAACATGGTATGAATGAGTCTGATGCCTACAGATATTTTGTCCTAAAGGCTCAAAAGATTGCAATTTCACATGGCTACGAGATAATAAACTG GGAAGAAACATTTAACAACTTTGGAGACAAGTTGGACCGCAAAACTGTGGTGCATAACTG GCTTGGAGGTGGAGTTGCAGAGAAAGTGGTTTCTGCTGGTCTGAGATGCATTGTGAGCAACCAGGATAAGTGGTACCTAGATCACCTGGATGCTACATGGGAAGGATTCTATATGAATGAGCCATTGACAAATATCTACAACCCAGAACAACAGAAGTTGATTCTTGGCGGAGAAGTATGCATGTGGGGCGAACACATAGATGCATCCGACATTCAACAAACCATTTGGCCTCGTGCTGCAGCAGCTGCAG AGCGGCTGTGGACTCCGGTTGAGAAGCTCGCGAAGGACACAACGGCGGTCACTGCAAGATTGGCACACTTCAGGTGCTTGCTGAATGAAAGAGGGGTCGCTGCGGCACCGCTAGCTGGATATGGCCGCACAGCTCCGTCGGAGCCAGGATCCTGTGTAAGGCAGTAG